Proteins co-encoded in one Kribbella solani genomic window:
- a CDS encoding LLM class flavin-dependent oxidoreductase, translated as MSTPESTSGGAASGRRQAVLGIEIDGAGADPGAWRGAEVDPRAILTGELAVRAVQRAEAAGIDFVTFADTLEAPTDVPGEVSVRLDALGLAARVAPVTQRIGLLPTITVTHTEPFHVQASVATLDHVSGGRGGWVADVSDSAEAAAVIGRRTPAPAAETWREARYVVDVSRRLWDSWEDDAIIRDAATGRYVDREKLHYVDFESPTFSIKGPSIVPRPPQGHPVTAVLARTPEALEAAADADVVLLPESDELVSQLSHLRRQSVTLGPAARAGLVVLASVVVRPRADGVARVVEQIENLVEAGVDGVHLRPGSLELDVPLIAGEVVPRLRDRGLIGTADRGGSLRGRLGLHKATNRYARSTR; from the coding sequence ATGAGCACGCCGGAGAGTACGTCGGGCGGTGCGGCGAGCGGTCGGCGGCAGGCGGTTCTTGGGATTGAGATCGATGGGGCCGGGGCCGATCCGGGTGCGTGGCGCGGGGCTGAGGTCGATCCGCGGGCGATCCTGACCGGGGAGCTGGCGGTGCGGGCGGTGCAGCGGGCGGAGGCGGCCGGGATCGACTTCGTGACCTTCGCGGACACGTTGGAGGCACCAACGGACGTACCGGGCGAGGTCAGCGTGCGACTCGACGCGCTCGGCCTGGCGGCTCGGGTCGCGCCGGTCACCCAGCGGATCGGCTTGCTGCCGACGATCACCGTCACGCACACCGAGCCGTTCCACGTGCAGGCGTCGGTCGCGACGCTCGACCACGTATCGGGCGGACGGGGTGGATGGGTCGCGGACGTTTCGGACTCGGCCGAGGCCGCCGCGGTGATCGGCCGGCGTACGCCCGCGCCGGCCGCCGAGACCTGGCGGGAGGCGCGGTACGTCGTGGATGTCAGCCGCCGGTTGTGGGATTCGTGGGAGGACGACGCGATCATCCGGGACGCGGCGACCGGACGGTACGTCGATCGGGAGAAGCTGCACTACGTCGACTTCGAGTCGCCTACGTTCAGCATCAAGGGCCCGTCGATCGTGCCGCGACCACCACAGGGTCATCCGGTCACGGCGGTGCTGGCGCGTACGCCCGAAGCATTGGAAGCGGCCGCTGACGCGGACGTTGTGCTGTTGCCGGAGTCGGATGAGCTCGTGTCACAGCTCAGCCACCTACGTCGACAGAGCGTGACGCTCGGTCCGGCGGCGCGGGCGGGTCTAGTGGTGCTGGCGTCGGTGGTGGTGCGGCCGCGGGCGGACGGGGTCGCGCGAGTAGTCGAACAGATCGAGAACCTGGTCGAGGCAGGCGTCGACGGCGTGCACCTCCGGCCGGGGTCGCTTGAGCTCGACGTGCCGTTGATCGCGGGCGAGGTGGTTCCGCGCCTACGCGACCGCGGGCTGATCGGTACGGCCGACCGGGGTGGGAGTCTGCGCGGCCGCCTCGGGTTGCACAAGGCAACCAACAGATACGCGAGGAGCACCCGATGA
- a CDS encoding ABC transporter permease subunit, with protein MSFTSVTSTSGTTGPPATVVPLEADLPVVARKHPWRWVGVGVVLVLLAMFVHGLVTNPGWDWPTFFQFFTTRTVFSALWVTVQLTVYGTVLGFVLGAVLASMRLSSSPFLQVVAWGYIWAFRSIPLIVQLLFWFNIAYLYQELSLGIPFGPEFVHFSTNNLFGPLGAAVLGLALHQAAYAAEIIRGGIISVDAGQTEAAAALGIPKARQFFRIVLPQAMRSILPNGANEVISLFKGTSIVSVMAIPELFYQVQVIYGRNSRVVPLLMVATVWYIVLTTLLSIVQYYVERRFARGTTR; from the coding sequence GTGTCCTTCACTTCAGTCACGTCCACCTCCGGTACCACCGGACCGCCGGCCACCGTCGTACCGCTCGAAGCCGACCTGCCCGTCGTCGCCCGCAAACACCCGTGGCGCTGGGTCGGCGTCGGCGTCGTGCTGGTCCTGCTCGCGATGTTCGTCCACGGCCTGGTCACGAACCCGGGCTGGGACTGGCCGACGTTCTTCCAGTTCTTCACCACCCGGACAGTGTTCTCGGCGCTCTGGGTGACGGTTCAGTTGACCGTGTACGGAACGGTGCTCGGCTTCGTACTGGGCGCGGTGCTGGCGTCGATGCGCTTGTCCAGCAGTCCGTTCCTCCAGGTCGTTGCCTGGGGCTACATCTGGGCGTTCCGCTCGATCCCACTGATCGTGCAGCTGCTGTTCTGGTTCAACATCGCCTATCTGTACCAGGAACTCAGTCTGGGCATCCCGTTCGGCCCGGAGTTCGTGCACTTCAGTACGAACAACCTGTTCGGCCCGCTCGGCGCCGCGGTGCTCGGATTGGCACTGCATCAGGCCGCGTACGCGGCGGAGATCATCCGGGGCGGGATCATCTCCGTCGACGCCGGACAGACCGAGGCCGCGGCCGCGCTCGGGATCCCGAAGGCGCGGCAGTTCTTCCGGATCGTGCTGCCGCAGGCGATGCGCTCGATCCTGCCGAACGGCGCGAACGAGGTGATCAGCCTGTTCAAGGGCACCTCGATCGTCTCGGTGATGGCGATCCCGGAGCTCTTCTACCAGGTTCAGGTGATCTACGGCCGGAACAGCCGGGTGGTTCCACTGCTGATGGTCGCGACCGTCTGGTACATCGTGCTGACCACGTTGCTGTCGATCGTGCAGTACTACGTGGAGCGCCGGTTCGCCCGAGGTACGACGCGATGA
- a CDS encoding NtaA/DmoA family FMN-dependent monooxygenase (This protein belongs to a clade of FMN-dependent monooxygenases, within a broader family of flavin-dependent oxidoreductases, the luciferase-like monooxygenase (LMM) family, some of whose members use coenzyme F420 rather than FMN.): MTKQVHLAAHFPGVNNTTVWSDPAAGSQIDFASFRHLAETAERGTFDFFFLAEGLRLREVKGRIHDLDVVGRPESLTVLSALAAVTTHLGLAATVNSTFNEPYELAKRLATLDQLSGGRAAWNVVTSWDAFTGENFRRGGYLDKSDRYVRAQESLRIVRKLWDSWAADDLIADQVTGRFAREGAGAFADDGDHFRISGRFGLPPSPQGRPVIIQAGDSDQGREFAASGADVIFSWHGTFAAGQTFYKDVKARLAKYGRSEDSLKIMPAVTVVVGDTDADAVEKAAYIREQQVSGPTALVLAELLWGRDLSAYDPDGPLPELEPVVGSSVTQGRVGYNDPGPIVAEWRAQAEAHGWSLRETVINQQNRQTFIGSPATVAEAINRHVQEDAADGFVLVPHLTPTGLDDFVDQVVPLLRERGVFRTEYAGPTLRDQLGLRR; encoded by the coding sequence ATGACCAAGCAGGTTCACCTTGCCGCGCACTTCCCCGGTGTCAACAACACGACCGTCTGGTCCGATCCGGCCGCCGGTTCGCAGATCGACTTCGCGTCGTTCCGGCATCTTGCGGAAACCGCCGAGCGGGGTACGTTCGACTTCTTCTTCCTGGCCGAAGGGCTACGGCTGCGGGAGGTGAAGGGCCGCATCCATGACCTCGACGTCGTCGGCCGCCCCGAGTCACTGACCGTACTCAGCGCGCTGGCGGCCGTCACCACCCACCTCGGCCTGGCCGCGACCGTGAACTCGACCTTCAACGAGCCGTACGAGCTGGCCAAGCGGCTCGCCACGCTCGACCAGCTCTCCGGCGGCCGCGCGGCCTGGAACGTGGTCACCTCCTGGGACGCGTTCACCGGCGAGAACTTCCGCCGCGGCGGCTACCTGGACAAGTCCGATCGGTACGTCCGCGCGCAGGAGTCGTTGCGGATCGTCCGCAAACTCTGGGATTCGTGGGCGGCGGACGACCTGATCGCCGACCAGGTCACGGGCCGCTTCGCCCGCGAGGGCGCTGGGGCCTTCGCGGACGACGGCGACCACTTCCGGATCAGCGGGCGGTTCGGCCTGCCGCCGTCGCCGCAGGGCCGGCCGGTGATCATCCAGGCCGGGGACAGCGATCAGGGCCGGGAGTTCGCCGCGTCGGGCGCGGACGTGATCTTCAGCTGGCACGGTACGTTCGCCGCCGGGCAGACCTTCTACAAGGACGTGAAGGCGCGGCTGGCCAAGTACGGCCGGAGTGAAGACTCGCTGAAGATCATGCCCGCGGTGACCGTGGTCGTCGGCGACACGGACGCGGACGCGGTCGAGAAGGCGGCGTACATCCGCGAACAGCAGGTGTCCGGGCCGACGGCGCTGGTACTCGCCGAACTGCTCTGGGGGCGCGACCTCTCCGCGTACGACCCGGATGGCCCGCTCCCTGAGCTGGAGCCGGTGGTCGGATCATCGGTAACGCAAGGGCGGGTCGGATACAACGATCCGGGCCCGATCGTCGCCGAGTGGCGCGCGCAGGCGGAGGCGCACGGCTGGTCGCTGCGCGAGACGGTCATCAACCAGCAGAACCGCCAGACCTTCATCGGATCGCCGGCAACGGTCGCCGAGGCGATCAACCGGCACGTCCAGGAGGACGCGGCCGATGGGTTCGTGCTCGTACCGCACCTCACGCCAACTGGACTGGATGACTTCGTCGACCAGGTGGTGCCGCTGCTGCGGGAGCGGGGCGTGTTTCGTACGGAGTACGCCGGACCGACGTTGCGCGATCAGCTCGGGCTACGGCGATGA
- a CDS encoding FAD/NAD(P)-binding protein codes for MRVYPWKEPPATLVFVGGGPRTVGLLERFAASADELLDGREVEIHVVDPYPVGGGRIWRREQSRLLWMNSMTSDVTIFTDESVDCEGPITPGPDLAAWVAGPGAVILEEAGLEPPGPMDFPPRLVQAEYLAWVWERVVRDLPATVITHRERAVELTPDQRVVLESGTEIAADAVVLALGYLDRLPTASESAWAAQAADAGLTYLPPGYTADVDLDGLWPKDPVIVRGFGQAFVDLMVLLTEGRGGWYDECDGLLTYHPSGDEPVLYVGSRRGVPYHAKLGYTVAGTKPVPTRYLTREALGEGVLDFDREVQPLIEKELAYAHYRQLFSAHPERVRCSWETFEKLLDTWSPTAASAALKVRFFAAVAGAVPDPADRFVRAEVDRPLAGRVFADRAQFERYLVELIEGDLLRRADPAYSADLAVFNALLSIYGVLSQAITDGQLSDEDRVRRVESDWHGFFSFVASGPPPRRLEELLALHRAGVVHFAGPGLEVALDNDQFVARSPGVAGEIHARAFVEARLPRPDVLATTDPLLCGLLESGALAADELFATDGTSLGGGQLQADSRSRAIRDDGSVHPALFLLGPSVSGSAGSSGFSRPYFNGPGFRQNDAVARDLLRLLAASTARKEERHAS; via the coding sequence ATGAGGGTGTACCCGTGGAAGGAACCGCCCGCGACGTTGGTGTTCGTGGGCGGTGGGCCGCGGACGGTCGGGTTGCTGGAGCGGTTCGCCGCAAGTGCCGACGAGTTGCTCGACGGGCGCGAGGTCGAGATCCACGTGGTCGATCCGTACCCGGTCGGCGGCGGGCGGATCTGGCGGCGCGAACAGTCCCGGCTGCTGTGGATGAACTCGATGACCTCCGACGTCACGATCTTCACCGACGAATCGGTCGACTGCGAGGGGCCGATCACCCCGGGGCCGGATCTGGCCGCCTGGGTCGCCGGGCCGGGCGCGGTGATTCTCGAAGAGGCAGGGCTCGAACCGCCGGGCCCGATGGACTTCCCACCACGGCTGGTGCAGGCGGAGTACCTGGCGTGGGTGTGGGAGCGCGTCGTCCGCGATCTCCCCGCGACCGTCATCACCCACCGGGAGCGGGCGGTCGAGCTCACTCCGGACCAGCGGGTGGTGCTCGAGTCGGGTACGGAGATCGCGGCCGACGCGGTAGTACTTGCCCTCGGCTACCTCGATCGGTTGCCGACGGCATCGGAATCGGCGTGGGCGGCCCAGGCGGCGGACGCCGGCCTGACGTACCTGCCGCCGGGTTACACGGCCGATGTCGACCTGGACGGGCTTTGGCCGAAGGACCCGGTGATCGTACGCGGGTTCGGGCAGGCGTTCGTGGATCTGATGGTGCTGCTGACCGAAGGACGCGGCGGCTGGTACGACGAGTGCGACGGACTGCTCACGTACCACCCGTCGGGTGACGAGCCGGTGTTGTACGTCGGTTCGCGGCGCGGCGTTCCGTACCACGCGAAACTCGGCTACACGGTCGCCGGTACGAAGCCGGTGCCGACGCGGTACCTGACCCGCGAGGCGCTGGGGGAGGGTGTACTCGACTTCGATCGTGAGGTGCAGCCGCTGATCGAGAAGGAACTGGCGTACGCGCATTACCGGCAACTGTTCAGCGCACACCCGGAGCGAGTCCGCTGCTCCTGGGAAACCTTCGAAAAACTCCTCGACACCTGGTCACCAACGGCGGCCTCCGCCGCGTTGAAGGTCCGGTTCTTCGCGGCCGTGGCGGGGGCCGTTCCCGACCCAGCCGACCGGTTCGTCCGGGCCGAGGTCGACCGGCCGTTGGCGGGGCGGGTGTTCGCGGATCGAGCGCAGTTCGAGCGGTACCTGGTCGAGTTGATCGAGGGCGACCTGCTGCGGCGCGCCGACCCGGCGTACTCCGCGGATCTTGCCGTTTTCAACGCCCTGCTCAGCATCTACGGCGTGCTGTCGCAGGCGATCACCGACGGCCAGTTGAGCGACGAGGATCGCGTCCGCCGGGTGGAGAGCGACTGGCACGGGTTCTTCTCCTTCGTCGCGAGCGGTCCGCCACCGCGGCGGCTCGAAGAACTGCTCGCGCTGCACCGGGCCGGGGTCGTCCACTTCGCCGGACCGGGTCTGGAAGTTGCTCTGGACAACGACCAGTTCGTTGCCCGGAGCCCCGGTGTCGCGGGCGAGATCCACGCCCGGGCGTTCGTCGAAGCCCGGTTGCCGCGCCCGGACGTACTCGCGACGACGGATCCGTTGCTGTGCGGTCTGCTCGAATCCGGTGCGCTGGCGGCGGACGAGTTGTTCGCCACCGACGGTACGAGTCTCGGCGGCGGTCAGCTCCAGGCGGACTCGCGCTCGCGGGCGATCCGCGACGACGGCTCCGTACACCCCGCCCTGTTCTTGCTCGGCCCGTCGGTTTCCGGATCGGCCGGCTCCTCCGGGTTCTCCCGGCCGTACTTCAACGGTCCCGGCTTCCGGCAGAACGACGCCGTCGCCCGGGACCTGCTCAGACTGCTCGCCGCATCCACTGCTCGGAAGGAAGAACGTCATGCCAGTTGA
- a CDS encoding putative leader peptide, with protein sequence MTRKPPYYRLHIDLLRVSSALCPR encoded by the coding sequence ATGACGCGCAAACCGCCGTACTACCGCCTCCACATCGACCTGCTCCGGGTCTCCAGCGCGCTCTGTCCACGCTGA
- a CDS encoding ABC transporter substrate-binding protein, whose amino-acid sequence MASSKVDAIAAELPAGVRESGKLAVGNGSAGGGQPPLGFTADDNKTPIGVEIDIAYLVASVLGLKAEIQTTSWENLFLGLDSGKYQVGISNIGVSELRKEKYDFATYRLGLHAFEAKQGSGLKITGPADLAGKSVAVGSGTLQEAILVDWNKQNVAAGRKPASIKYYQQSADIYLALQSGRIDLYLGPNPNASYHVATRHQTEIVGTVSSSYPVQGLVGITTKKDNGLVKPLADALNAAIADGSYAKVLAKWGLPAEAVPKSLINPPGLPKK is encoded by the coding sequence GTGGCGTCTTCGAAGGTGGATGCGATCGCGGCCGAGTTGCCGGCCGGGGTGCGGGAGTCGGGGAAGCTGGCGGTCGGGAACGGGTCCGCGGGTGGCGGGCAACCGCCGCTGGGGTTCACCGCCGACGACAACAAGACCCCGATCGGTGTCGAGATCGACATCGCGTACCTGGTGGCGAGCGTGCTCGGGCTGAAGGCCGAGATCCAGACCACCAGCTGGGAGAACCTGTTCCTCGGCCTCGACTCCGGGAAGTACCAGGTCGGGATCTCGAACATCGGGGTGTCCGAGCTGCGGAAGGAGAAGTACGACTTCGCCACGTACCGGCTCGGGCTGCATGCGTTCGAGGCGAAGCAGGGCTCGGGGCTGAAGATCACCGGCCCGGCCGATCTCGCCGGGAAGAGCGTCGCGGTCGGGTCCGGCACGCTCCAGGAGGCGATCCTGGTCGACTGGAACAAGCAGAACGTCGCCGCCGGCCGCAAACCCGCGAGCATCAAGTACTACCAGCAGTCCGCCGACATCTACCTCGCACTGCAGTCCGGGCGGATCGACCTCTACCTCGGGCCGAACCCGAACGCCTCGTACCACGTGGCGACCCGGCATCAGACCGAGATCGTCGGCACGGTCTCGTCCAGCTACCCGGTCCAGGGCCTGGTCGGGATCACCACCAAAAAGGACAACGGCCTGGTCAAGCCGCTCGCCGACGCGCTGAACGCGGCGATCGCCGACGGCAGCTACGCGAAGGTGCTGGCCAAATGGGGCCTGCCGGCCGAGGCCGTCCCGAAGTCGCTGATCAATCCGCCCGGTCTGCCCAAGAAGTAG
- a CDS encoding M23 family metallopeptidase: protein MPTHQDVPEADRPAARRTDAPRRVAKHRALLRRGGSTRRTQLIGLTAALAAAAGTTTVGLAAKESDPATANEGTGLNPSQASALTAARIDRRDLGSRDASRISLSLQSSLNADAEKVVQVRARQLAANAALVQRRALALSAAKAAAAKKAAATAKALADARAAAVAKAAAIAKEAAAAKEAAAAKQAKIAAAAPKIVLPTTGYHLTARFNQAGGRWAHNHTGLDFAAPMGTPVDSVMAGEVIQADWAGAYGRQVKVRHADGTVTSYGHMSEFDVSVGDKVQAGTMVGRIGMTGNTTGPHVHFEVLPGGGSPINPQPWLESHGLNP from the coding sequence GTGCCCACTCACCAAGACGTGCCGGAAGCAGATCGGCCGGCCGCCCGTCGTACCGACGCACCGCGCCGGGTGGCCAAGCACCGCGCACTCCTCCGACGTGGTGGTTCCACCCGTCGTACCCAGCTGATCGGTCTGACCGCCGCGCTGGCGGCCGCGGCCGGAACCACCACCGTCGGACTCGCGGCCAAGGAATCCGATCCGGCCACCGCGAACGAGGGCACTGGCCTGAACCCCTCACAGGCCAGTGCCCTCACCGCGGCCCGGATCGACCGGCGCGACCTCGGCTCCCGGGACGCGTCCCGGATCAGCCTGTCGCTGCAGTCGTCGCTGAACGCCGACGCGGAGAAGGTCGTACAGGTCCGGGCCCGGCAGCTCGCGGCGAACGCGGCGCTGGTGCAGCGCCGGGCGCTCGCGCTGTCCGCGGCGAAGGCGGCCGCGGCGAAGAAGGCCGCCGCCACCGCGAAGGCGCTCGCCGACGCGCGGGCCGCGGCCGTGGCCAAGGCGGCGGCGATAGCCAAGGAGGCAGCCGCCGCGAAGGAGGCCGCGGCCGCCAAGCAGGCGAAGATCGCGGCCGCCGCCCCGAAGATCGTGCTGCCGACCACCGGCTACCACCTGACCGCCCGCTTCAACCAGGCCGGCGGCCGCTGGGCGCACAACCACACCGGCCTCGACTTCGCCGCACCGATGGGTACGCCGGTCGATTCGGTGATGGCCGGCGAGGTCATCCAGGCCGACTGGGCCGGCGCGTACGGCCGCCAGGTGAAGGTCCGGCACGCCGACGGCACGGTCACTTCGTACGGTCACATGTCCGAGTTCGACGTCTCGGTCGGCGACAAGGTCCAGGCCGGCACCATGGTCGGCCGCATCGGCATGACCGGCAACACCACCGGCCCCCACGTCCACTTCGAGGTCCTCCCCGGCGGCGGCTCCCCCATCAACCCCCAACCCTGGCTCGAATCCCACGGCCTCAACCCGTAA
- the ssuE gene encoding NADPH-dependent FMN reductase codes for MAIIATLSSSPSVPSRTDAVLDHVSKRLISHGHTVTPIVLRDLPADPLLRGQADHPDIAAAASVLEAADAVVVTTPVYKAAYSGLLKVFLDLLPQYALKGKTVLPLATGGTPAHVLVIDYALRPVLTSLGAGAIGQGWFVLSSHVRLYDGGGLLLDPAASVPLYQVTEAFLATIAGDQPKESTPVQAAAVEAVRARPEDPEAAPLLADLVVEYSTRYGRTNVNTQLTEVPAADFHAEQGGAFVLLRSGGQTVAGGAIRRYDDATAEVKRMWTSQVHRRQGLGRRVLAELEAAARDLGYRRLYLTTGPRQPEAAGLYLAAGFEPRFDVEADPESIGPLPFVKEIPAELKVAS; via the coding sequence ATGGCGATCATCGCAACTCTTTCGAGCAGTCCGTCCGTACCGTCGCGCACCGACGCCGTACTGGACCATGTCAGCAAACGGCTGATCAGCCACGGCCACACCGTCACGCCGATCGTGCTCCGGGACCTCCCGGCCGATCCGTTGCTCCGCGGTCAGGCCGATCACCCGGACATCGCGGCCGCGGCCTCGGTACTGGAAGCGGCCGATGCGGTCGTGGTCACCACACCGGTCTACAAGGCGGCGTACTCCGGTTTGCTGAAGGTGTTCCTCGATCTGCTTCCGCAGTATGCGCTGAAGGGCAAGACTGTGTTGCCCTTGGCAACAGGTGGGACGCCGGCGCATGTGCTGGTGATCGACTACGCGCTGCGGCCGGTGCTGACGAGTCTCGGCGCCGGCGCGATCGGGCAGGGCTGGTTCGTGTTGTCGTCACATGTTCGGTTGTACGACGGTGGCGGTCTGTTGCTCGATCCGGCCGCGTCGGTGCCGCTGTATCAGGTGACCGAGGCGTTTCTCGCGACTATCGCGGGCGATCAGCCGAAGGAGAGTACGCCGGTGCAGGCGGCGGCCGTTGAGGCCGTACGCGCTCGACCGGAGGATCCGGAGGCGGCGCCGTTGCTGGCGGATCTGGTCGTGGAGTACAGCACGCGGTACGGGCGGACGAATGTGAACACGCAGCTCACCGAGGTGCCGGCGGCTGACTTTCACGCTGAGCAGGGTGGGGCGTTCGTGCTGCTGCGGTCTGGCGGGCAGACGGTCGCCGGGGGTGCGATCCGGCGGTACGACGATGCGACCGCGGAGGTGAAGCGGATGTGGACCTCGCAGGTGCATCGGCGGCAGGGGTTGGGGCGGCGGGTGCTGGCGGAGCTGGAGGCGGCGGCGCGTGACCTCGGGTACCGGCGGTTGTACCTGACGACCGGGCCGAGGCAGCCGGAGGCGGCCGGGTTGTACCTGGCGGCCGGGTTCGAGCCGCGGTTCGATGTCGAGGCCGATCCGGAGTCGATCGGGCCACTGCCGTTCGTCAAGGAAATCCCGGCCGAGCTGAAGGTGGCGTCATGA
- a CDS encoding ABC transporter substrate-binding protein — translation MKRLTVALLALLTLLTLAGCGAESKATAAETGVNTSAEQHRITTPKNAAAAALLPAKVRDRGTLVVGGGFGSGSVPLGFYADDNKTPIGLEVDIAYLVADALGLKPEIEVTSWENLFVGLDSGKYDAGFSNITVTEKRKQKYDFATYRKDDIAFEAKKGGSWRVTGGKDIAGKSIAVGSGTNQEKLLVDWNEANIKAGLPAATIMYFQKNTDTYLALSSGRIDAYFGPNPSIAYHVQTSGETETIGKFSGAGPSLQGLIAATTKKGDGLAKAYQAALNAAIADGSYAKVLARWNVSNEAVTISELNPPGLPLTS, via the coding sequence ATGAAACGTCTGACAGTCGCCCTGCTTGCCCTGCTCACCCTGCTCACTCTGGCCGGCTGCGGCGCAGAGTCGAAGGCCACGGCCGCCGAGACCGGGGTGAACACCTCCGCCGAACAGCACCGGATCACCACGCCGAAGAACGCGGCGGCGGCCGCGTTGCTGCCGGCGAAGGTGCGCGACCGCGGCACCCTGGTCGTCGGCGGTGGATTCGGCTCCGGCAGCGTCCCGCTCGGTTTCTACGCGGACGACAACAAGACCCCGATCGGCCTCGAGGTCGACATCGCGTACCTGGTCGCGGACGCGCTCGGTCTGAAGCCGGAGATCGAGGTGACGAGCTGGGAGAACCTGTTCGTCGGGCTCGACTCGGGCAAGTACGACGCCGGGTTCTCGAACATCACCGTGACGGAGAAGCGGAAGCAGAAGTACGACTTCGCCACGTACCGGAAGGACGACATCGCGTTCGAGGCGAAGAAGGGTGGCAGCTGGCGGGTCACCGGCGGGAAGGACATCGCCGGGAAGAGCATCGCGGTCGGCTCCGGGACGAACCAGGAGAAGCTCCTGGTCGACTGGAACGAGGCGAACATCAAGGCCGGGTTGCCGGCGGCAACGATCATGTACTTCCAGAAGAACACCGACACGTACCTGGCGCTGAGCTCCGGGCGGATCGACGCGTACTTCGGGCCGAACCCGTCGATCGCGTACCACGTCCAGACGTCCGGTGAGACGGAGACGATCGGCAAGTTCTCCGGCGCCGGTCCGTCGTTGCAGGGGTTGATCGCGGCCACGACCAAGAAGGGCGACGGCCTGGCGAAGGCGTACCAGGCGGCGCTGAACGCGGCGATCGCGGATGGCAGCTACGCGAAGGTCCTGGCCCGCTGGAACGTGTCGAACGAGGCGGTCACGATCTCCGAGCTGAACCCGCCCGGCCTCCCGCTGACGAGCTGA
- a CDS encoding amino acid ABC transporter ATP-binding protein, with product MIDVLGVHKSFGDLHVLKGIDLEVRAGAVTVILGPSGSGKSTLLRAINHLEKVDRGLIRIDGELIGYRRRGDKLHELREREILRQRSQVGFVFQTFNLFGHLTVLENVVEAPVSAQRRKRAEVEQYARELLERVGVGDKADVYPRQLSGGQQQRVAIARALALKPKVLLFDEPTSALDPELVGEVLDVIKELARDGATMVVVTHEIGFAREIADTVVFIDDGRIVEAGPPREVLDNPVHERTRAFISKVL from the coding sequence ATGATCGACGTACTGGGAGTACACAAGAGCTTCGGCGACCTGCACGTACTGAAGGGCATCGACCTGGAGGTGCGGGCCGGCGCGGTGACCGTGATCCTCGGGCCGTCCGGTTCCGGGAAGTCGACGTTGCTGCGGGCAATCAACCACCTGGAGAAGGTGGATCGCGGCCTGATCAGGATCGACGGCGAACTGATCGGCTACCGGCGGCGCGGCGACAAACTGCACGAGCTGCGCGAACGGGAGATCCTCCGGCAGCGTTCGCAGGTCGGGTTCGTGTTCCAGACGTTCAACTTGTTCGGGCACCTGACCGTCCTGGAGAACGTGGTCGAGGCGCCGGTGTCCGCGCAGCGGCGGAAACGCGCCGAGGTGGAGCAGTACGCGCGTGAGTTGCTGGAACGGGTCGGTGTCGGTGACAAGGCCGACGTATACCCACGGCAGTTGTCCGGCGGTCAGCAGCAGCGGGTCGCGATCGCCCGGGCGCTGGCGCTGAAGCCGAAGGTCCTGCTGTTCGACGAGCCGACCAGCGCGCTCGACCCGGAACTGGTCGGCGAGGTCCTGGACGTGATCAAGGAGCTCGCCCGTGACGGCGCCACCATGGTCGTCGTCACCCACGAGATCGGTTTCGCCCGGGAGATCGCCGACACGGTGGTCTTCATCGACGACGGCCGGATCGTCGAAGCGGGCCCGCCACGCGAAGTACTCGACAACCCTGTCCACGAGCGCACCCGCGCGTTCATCTCGAAGGTGCTCTGA